One Falco biarmicus isolate bFalBia1 chromosome 9, bFalBia1.pri, whole genome shotgun sequence genomic region harbors:
- the MRPS2 gene encoding 28S ribosomal protein S2, mitochondrial isoform X2: MAVPRLLRAGERVLAGPALRPPSVTRPPAAPRLLSTVAAPAAQPRAAGDKLLSEPLSHPDFFNVKELFSLKDLFDARVHLGHKKGCRHRFMEPYIFGCRLDQDIIDLDQTMQHLQLALNFTAHIAYRKGIILFVSRKRQFCHLVESTARDCGEYAHTRYWQGGLLTNAHIQFGSGVRLPDLLIFLSSLNNVFEPHVAIRDAAKMNIPTVGVVDTNCNPCLITYPIPGNDDSPTAMELYCKLFRMTIIRAKDKRRQNEAFAELQSKAEGNKP, translated from the exons ATGGCGGTGCCGCGGCTCCTGCGGGCAGGTGAGCGGGTCCTGGCCGGCCCGGCCCTCCGCCCTCCCTCGGTGACCCGCCCCCCCG cagccccgcgGCTCCTCAGCACCGTAGCGGCCCCCGCGGCCCAGCCCCGCG CTGCGGGTGACAAGCTGCTGTCCGAGCCTCTCAGCCACCCCGACTTCTTCAATGTGAAGGAGCTCTTCTCCCTGAAGGATCTCTTTGATGCTCGGGTGCACCTGGGGCACAAAAAGGGCTGTCGGCATAG GTTCATGGAGCCCTACATCTTCGGCTGCCGCCTGGATCAGGACATCATCGACTTGGATCAGACGATGCAGCACCTCCAGCTGGCCCTCAACTTCACCGCCCACATCGCCTACCGCAAGGGCATCATCCTCTTCGTCAGCCGCAAACGCCAGTTCTGCCACCTGGTCGAGAGCACAGCGAGGGACTGTGGGGAGTATGCCCACACCCGTTACTGGCAGGGCGGCCTCCTCACCAATGCCCATATCCAGTTCGGGTCTGGAGTCCGCCTGCCCGACCTCCTCATCTTCCTCAGCAGCCTCAACAATGTCTTTGAGCCCCACGTGGCCATCCGGGATGCTGCCAAGATGAACATCCCTACGGTGGGGGTGGTGGACACAAACTGCAACCCCTGTTTGATCACCTACCCAATCCCTGGGAACGATGACAGCCCCACTGCCATGGAGCTCTACTGCAAGCTCTTCAGGATGACCATCATCCGCGCCAAAGACAAGAGGCGGCAGAATGAGGCCtttgctgagctgcagagcaaagcGGAGGGCAATAAGCCCTAG
- the MRPS2 gene encoding 28S ribosomal protein S2, mitochondrial isoform X1, translated as MAVPRLLRAGERVLAGPALRPPSVTRPPGDNLPAAPRLLSTVAAPAAQPRAAGDKLLSEPLSHPDFFNVKELFSLKDLFDARVHLGHKKGCRHRFMEPYIFGCRLDQDIIDLDQTMQHLQLALNFTAHIAYRKGIILFVSRKRQFCHLVESTARDCGEYAHTRYWQGGLLTNAHIQFGSGVRLPDLLIFLSSLNNVFEPHVAIRDAAKMNIPTVGVVDTNCNPCLITYPIPGNDDSPTAMELYCKLFRMTIIRAKDKRRQNEAFAELQSKAEGNKP; from the exons ATGGCGGTGCCGCGGCTCCTGCGGGCAGGTGAGCGGGTCCTGGCCGGCCCGGCCCTCCGCCCTCCCTCGGTGACCCGCCCCCCCGGTGACAACCTCCCCG cagccccgcgGCTCCTCAGCACCGTAGCGGCCCCCGCGGCCCAGCCCCGCG CTGCGGGTGACAAGCTGCTGTCCGAGCCTCTCAGCCACCCCGACTTCTTCAATGTGAAGGAGCTCTTCTCCCTGAAGGATCTCTTTGATGCTCGGGTGCACCTGGGGCACAAAAAGGGCTGTCGGCATAG GTTCATGGAGCCCTACATCTTCGGCTGCCGCCTGGATCAGGACATCATCGACTTGGATCAGACGATGCAGCACCTCCAGCTGGCCCTCAACTTCACCGCCCACATCGCCTACCGCAAGGGCATCATCCTCTTCGTCAGCCGCAAACGCCAGTTCTGCCACCTGGTCGAGAGCACAGCGAGGGACTGTGGGGAGTATGCCCACACCCGTTACTGGCAGGGCGGCCTCCTCACCAATGCCCATATCCAGTTCGGGTCTGGAGTCCGCCTGCCCGACCTCCTCATCTTCCTCAGCAGCCTCAACAATGTCTTTGAGCCCCACGTGGCCATCCGGGATGCTGCCAAGATGAACATCCCTACGGTGGGGGTGGTGGACACAAACTGCAACCCCTGTTTGATCACCTACCCAATCCCTGGGAACGATGACAGCCCCACTGCCATGGAGCTCTACTGCAAGCTCTTCAGGATGACCATCATCCGCGCCAAAGACAAGAGGCGGCAGAATGAGGCCtttgctgagctgcagagcaaagcGGAGGGCAATAAGCCCTAG
- the MRPS2 gene encoding 28S ribosomal protein S2, mitochondrial isoform X3, with translation MAVPRLLRAAAPRLLSTVAAPAAQPRAAGDKLLSEPLSHPDFFNVKELFSLKDLFDARVHLGHKKGCRHRFMEPYIFGCRLDQDIIDLDQTMQHLQLALNFTAHIAYRKGIILFVSRKRQFCHLVESTARDCGEYAHTRYWQGGLLTNAHIQFGSGVRLPDLLIFLSSLNNVFEPHVAIRDAAKMNIPTVGVVDTNCNPCLITYPIPGNDDSPTAMELYCKLFRMTIIRAKDKRRQNEAFAELQSKAEGNKP, from the exons ATGGCGGTGCCGCGGCTCCTGCGGGCAG cagccccgcgGCTCCTCAGCACCGTAGCGGCCCCCGCGGCCCAGCCCCGCG CTGCGGGTGACAAGCTGCTGTCCGAGCCTCTCAGCCACCCCGACTTCTTCAATGTGAAGGAGCTCTTCTCCCTGAAGGATCTCTTTGATGCTCGGGTGCACCTGGGGCACAAAAAGGGCTGTCGGCATAG GTTCATGGAGCCCTACATCTTCGGCTGCCGCCTGGATCAGGACATCATCGACTTGGATCAGACGATGCAGCACCTCCAGCTGGCCCTCAACTTCACCGCCCACATCGCCTACCGCAAGGGCATCATCCTCTTCGTCAGCCGCAAACGCCAGTTCTGCCACCTGGTCGAGAGCACAGCGAGGGACTGTGGGGAGTATGCCCACACCCGTTACTGGCAGGGCGGCCTCCTCACCAATGCCCATATCCAGTTCGGGTCTGGAGTCCGCCTGCCCGACCTCCTCATCTTCCTCAGCAGCCTCAACAATGTCTTTGAGCCCCACGTGGCCATCCGGGATGCTGCCAAGATGAACATCCCTACGGTGGGGGTGGTGGACACAAACTGCAACCCCTGTTTGATCACCTACCCAATCCCTGGGAACGATGACAGCCCCACTGCCATGGAGCTCTACTGCAAGCTCTTCAGGATGACCATCATCCGCGCCAAAGACAAGAGGCGGCAGAATGAGGCCtttgctgagctgcagagcaaagcGGAGGGCAATAAGCCCTAG